The Coffea arabica cultivar ET-39 chromosome 8e, Coffea Arabica ET-39 HiFi, whole genome shotgun sequence genome window below encodes:
- the LOC113702980 gene encoding transcription factor HY5 encodes MQEQATSSLAASSRPSSSERSSSSALHVEVKEGMESDDEIRRVPEIGGEVAGASASGRDGGSVAGPVQPSAAGSRKRVRSPADKENKRLKRLLRNRVSAQQARERKKAYLIDLEARVKELETKNAELEERLSTLQNENQMLRQILKNTTAGAQDGRK; translated from the exons ATGCAGGAGCAAGCTACAAGTTCTCTAGCAGCCAGCTCCAGGCCTTCCAGCAGTGAAAGATCTTCCAGCTCTGCCCTTCACGTTGAAGTCAAAGAAG GCATGGAGAGTGATGATGAGATTCGAAGAGTTCCTGAGATCGGAGGGGAAGTTGCCGGTGCTTCAGCTTCCGGGCGGGACGGCGGTTCAGTCGCCGGACCAGTTCAGCCATCTGCAGCTGGTTCAAGGAAGAGAGTTAGAAGCCCAGCTGATAAAGAAAACAAGAGGTTGAAGAG GTTGTTGAGGAATAGAGTATCAGCACAGCAAGCAAGGGAAAGGAAGAAGGCATACTTGATTGACTTGGAGGCCAGGGTTAAAGAATTGGAAACAAAGAATGCGGAGCTTGAAGAGAGGCTTTCCACGTTGCAAAATGAGAACCAAATGCTCAGACAA ATACTGAAGAACACAACAGCAGGTGCACAGGATGGGAGAAAgtga